TTGCTATtagtgaaatgtgaaacatgttGGTACTCCACAACATTATCACTCACAATCAGAGTCTGCACTCACACAGGAAGCTTTAAGCAAACCAGCTTCTTGATGTATGACTAATAACATGTTAAAGAAAATTATACTCTTATAAAATACTGAGTATAACATGTGGTTCTGGGGTGAATAATAAAGACCGAAATCACTACCACTGTTCCTAGTACATAGTCCTATTCaagttttccatttttatttgaaaaactacagtgtgtttttcctttcttctcttactatctgacactttttttaaatgtatgtattatataaaaaatgttaaggGATATTATTGGTATTTCTCATTGTTTAAAGGACATAGtgggcttaaaataaaataggcAAAATATCAGTTGGATAACGGTGATCAGTTACTATAACTGTGAGTTGGAGGGTCAATATTTTCGGTTACATAGATGTGAGTACCAagtgtcatggcaatccatccgaTAGTTTGTCTGTTAATCTCTGAATTGATTTGTTACTCTGGTTGAAAGCTGCATCTTTAGAGTTTCCAAACCACTGACCCCCGACTGTTCGTACTTTATGACGTGAAACCAGCTGATGCCTTATGGAGCTGTGAcactgtggttttgtgtgtgtgtgtgtgtgtgtgtagactgaCTGGAAACATTTCCAAGTTATATACGTTCAAATTAAAGTAAAGCTGTCATAAAAAGCCAATCGACCATGTTCTCATGTGTAGGGGTGGGAGGGggtggtgtatgtgtgtctgtgtgtggttttgtaagtgtgtgtgtgtgggagggggtggtatgtgtgtgtgtgtgtctcaatgtgtatatatattatatatatgagtatgtcTGCAAGTTGTACTGCTGTTCTAAATAGGacaacaaaatatgacaaatagttgtatatttgttaaataaaaccaaacaaacatgaaaatgaagTGAATAGATGAAATGGGAGTCAGAAATTCCAAAAGGTTAGATTGTGACAACTTTATGTTCTGCAAACTGACATTCACACTTCTTGAAGTTGATAAAAACCTGTCCAAGATTCAGTTCAGACTGCTGCCATCAGACTTCCTCTGACAGGACCATGCATGTACCCCCATTTTAAACATCTTTACATTGTGGTTTAAAGGGAATTTCACTGTAAAGCTTTAAACAGCGCCACCTGAAAGCAGCAGACAGCTGTCAGTTGTACCAAGGATGAGgtttaaaagcaaaaaacagaAGTTCACACACTTTCTCATACAATTTCCTGAAATATCAGTAGTGCGAGAAAGGGCACTTACATTTTGGAATTTGTGAAAATACTGTTAATGCCAGGAGCAAGTACTGAGATTGTAGGCTCTTGCATgagctaatatatatatatattctcctCAATTCTTACTTGCACAAGTGCGTTTCCTGTGTGACAAATGTCTGTGATTGCGTTTTACTCCACACTTGGATGGATTTGAAAAGGTGTGATTACCAACATTTCTACAAGTTGACTGCTCCCGGAAGAAAAAGTCTCCTTTTTGTTCCACTGTGTAAATATTCTCCACAATTCCTGTCTGAGACACTTTCATACTGGTGTCCAGAAACACATCCTGTGTGACCTCGTCTAGTATGTTCAGTGTAGCTGAGGGCGGTAATCTTCAGACTTGAGACTTTGCGCTCAACTTGTTTTATGATCCTGATCAGAATCTACGAACGATCGACAGGAACTGCAGCAGCTCTGATAAAACTTCAAGCTCACGTctccaaacagaaaaaaaaagttatcatCAGTGGTGAACAACTGCCTGAAGGTGTACGTGTTTGGGTAATTTTGGATTCTTTGAATCTTTACTCACTGCCATAGCTGGTAAGCTGTTTTCTCATAACTCAGGAAGCACCGTCACAGCAGGAAGTTTCCACAAAAGCTGCTGTCATTGGGAAattttgtctctcctcttctttgcAGATGGGAAGCTGTGAGGgcatgtcctcctctctccacagATCCAGATACTACATCAGCTGGTGTGTAGACTCCGCAGAGTCACCAACACCTGCAACTACAGGTGCAGGTAAGATCCACCGCACTCTCAACATACGTTTCCGAAGCTTTGAAGCATCTTTAGGGCGTCTTTAGACTGCGGTTACAAAGGAATCAGCAGGTGTTACATGACTGCTGAGCATTGAGAAACACAGATCAAACATGATCCACATTAAAACCCTTACCTTTGGtgagcttttaatttgaaatatctAGAAGTGTTATCAATCTGGCTCAAACACCAGAACAATACGCTTGAAAGAAACTCCCTTTCATCCCTCAGCAAGGTGCATTTTGAATATGTATTGATAAATAACATGTatctgtctcctctttctctctataaGTCGCTCAAGAAGAATCTTCACACCAAAACCATGAGCCGGCTGTTTCAGGATCAGTCCcacttctcctcctgtcaccaCCAGAAACCAGTGGAGGAGAAACCGACACAACATTTTCCCATCAACGCTCAGAGCCAACTTTCACAAAGAGGACACATCACGGTGGCGTCACACATTCCCACCCATCCCAGTCAAACACAGCCTCCAGCTCGGCTGTGCACAGCACTGACAAAGCCTCTTATCGTCATGATGGTGGTGAGGAAGGCAGAAAGGGGATcaaagaggagctggaggacaaaACCTTCCTCCTTCCCAGGGGCAGTCCGGTCATCTCCAGACGCCACAGGCCCGTCTCCTGGCATGGAAACGACAGCGGCACGTCTGCGACATCAAGGTAAAAAATAGAGTTTTTGATTTTCAAGTTTTATTATCTTAGTGCACTTCATGTAAATCTATTTGCACTTTATGTTTTCAAGAAAAAACATTAGGAGGAACATCAGGGGCTTCCTGGAAATGGCTCCAACACTGAACGCAACAGGAATTTAATTTGAAGTTTGCTGTTCATcagagaatcttttttttttgtgcctccCTTTTTAAATTTAGTTGTGAAGTCctcaaataatgataatataaacaaaacaaagatagCCTCTTCATTTTCCGTTTCAATTCCTGTTTCTTCATAAACTCTAGGTTACCAATAAACACTGTGATCTTCATTTTCAGGAAACAAGTCAATGGACAGAGATGGTGTAGACATTCCTAttacatcattacattttaaacaacagTGACGTTTATTTAGTGTAATTGAGGCAGGCAGATATAAAGTTATTCCTGGAGAGCAGCTTCAATGTGATCTTTGTGTTGGTTGGGAATAATTCAATTGTGTGTTCAATTTTCTGAAAGTACTATGTTAAGTTTACTTTTTAATCAAGATTATTTTGTCTAGGCAAGCTTTAGAGAAATTCAACATAAAAGGACATTTCTTTCATGGAAATTTTACGTTTTCAAATGTTCTCTTTTTGAATTTGTGGAAGTTTTTTATTATGTGGCCatcctgtgttttttgttgttgttttctgactGAAACATGACTTCTTCTAGCTCGGACTCCCGTACTCCTGCTTCTGGTTCGCCGTCTCTGGATCAGTGTGGATCCAAACCGAGCTCCTGTCCCCACCCGTCCCCTCTtaagaaggacaagaaggacaagaagCCTCTCTGCGTCTCTGCCTCATCCCATCTGAACCGGCTCCTCAGCTCTTGGGTCCACCGTCCTTTCAGTGGACAGCAGGGATTGGCTGGGGAGGACAGGGGGCGGGGGCTGACCGGCTGTGATGCCTCTCACTCATCAGGTAGAATCAGTTTAATCATTACAGGTGTGTCTACAGAACCTGTAATgattgtgtttacatgcacagaGTCCACCTGTCATTTCCCAACCGTCCCACCTCTGGTTATGATCTGATTAAGATCAGTTTAATTGTCTGGAACCATAAAACAGCTGACGTCCTGTGTTTGAGCAGCATGTGGTTTCATCCTGAAACAGCCGGCTCATGGTTTTGGTGTGAAGATTCTTCTTGAGCGACttatagagagaaagaggagacagatACATGTTATTTATCAATACATATTCAAAATGCACCTTGCTGAGGGATGAAAGGGAGTTTCTTTCAAGCGTATTGTTCTGGTGTTTGAGCCAGATTGATAACACTTCTagatatttcaaattaaaagctcaCCAAAGGTAAGGGTTTTAATGTGGTGCTGCCACAGTAACCCTGTTGTCCCAAAGTCATTTTTTCCAGTTAAGTATTGGGGGGGACAAACCAAGGAGTTCAAAATTagtctggcttttttttaactcactcAACATTTCATGCATATGAACATGTTAAATCTGCATTAGTTACTGGGATAGGACAGCTATGGAGACTACTATTTATGAAGTATTTAGGTGGTTTAACAAGACGCCATGCTGCTCTATTAGAAACAAAATGAGGACGTTGTTGCTACCAACGTTTTGCAGGTGTTTGGtcataaactaaagtattggacaaactGAAGGTCAGAGTATCAAATATATAATTCCTCCTCCAGGGACCATGAATGTGGGGACTAAGTTGCACAGCAATCCATCCGATAAAAAAGCTCAAATGTCAGCCTCATGGTGATGCTAGAGAAAAAGATAGGGGATGTTGATTTAACTATTAAATAAGTTGAAGTTGAAgtattctttttgtgttttgtcaggTCTCCCTACCTCAACACAGCACAGAAAAGAGGCAAGATGCAGTGGTATCCCAGAATACTCTGAAGACATCTTTAAGACCAGTTGTGATCTGGAGAAGGTGCGTTAGTTCCCAGAACAGTGCAATTACAgttattttgtacttttgtacattatagatggaaaaaaatgtaaaatctgatTGCAAAGATTAACCTGTATCAAGTCAATTTCTCATGTTAACATAGCTTTTTAACACAGATGAATATGTATGCATGGGAAAGATCCATGTTTGCTATCAGTCTCAGAGTTTTATCTCATAATCTCTCTGCAAAATTGTAAATGACCTTTTCATCTGACTCTGGATAACACTGTCAGTATGTCGATAATGTGCTGCTTCACCAGTGTCTCTCTGAATGACTGTGTGTGCAGGAGAATGCTCATTTCATTGTGGTGGACATGATGCTGGAGGTGCTGGAAGGTGTCAAATGGACCCTGAGGTCCAATCGTTTGACTTCCACCATGGACACACACCAACACTCGCACTgcagcatgtgcacacacagagacacaagcTCGGCAGAGGACGTACCGACACATGTGCACGTACAGAGATGTAAAGCAATCAGACAGTCACAGACCTGCAGCGCAAGTGATCCTAAGCATGAGACGGACAAGACAtcccacagaaacacacactcatcttaTGTACGCACACACCTATACAcacaggatgaagaagaggaggaagcaggGATACATGAGGCTGAACATTCACCAAAgactctctccatcctctcctctgacaGTGGATTTGAAGGTAGAATTACCCTCACTGAACATTTAGATAAAGCAGTATATTAAAGTGTGGCAGGAGTAAAATTGTAtatgtaatttgtgatttaaaaaaaaagtcattatctttatttttaatagtatTTTTGATTGTTATTTTCATGTAGCATTTTTACTCAGTATACTTACACTTACACCTTAAGGATTAAATGTAACTAAGCTCTTgggttttattgtatttcattattttgacaaaatgtatataaagaTATGATGTCTCtgaatttctgtgttttaatttcagACTTTGTAGTCAACACTATGCTGACACCGAGAGAGTCCCtcagaaagtaagaaaaaacacCCAAATGACTACGTGTCTGTCTAAATCCATATTCGTGTTCAGATTATGTGAGTCCTGAGTTGATCTGTGGTTTCCCATGATGCAGTGCAGAGTGTCTGGCCCAGCAGTTGGTGCTAGAGTTTAGGAGGAGCTGGCTTCCTTCCCGGGAGCCTCGGCGTGGACGGCTAAGCCTCCGTAGTTCACTGCAGGAGGTGAGAATACATCACAACGACAAATATGCCAAACAATAgagaaaattaaacaaaaacatgcatttcaaCAAGCTACCCAGTTTGTTTCTAGTCCCTTAGAATGATAGCCTatcattttctcctctcctcatgttactttttgcctttttatttccAGTTGCCAGGTACTGGAGTGGTGGCGGTGAGCAGCGACAGCCTGGCAGAGGAGATCAGACATAGGACCAGGATGAGAGGATCCCTGAGCTGGGCCCCACAACGCTTCCAGATCATCTTCACTGTTCAGCCAACCAACAAGTACGTATGACGTCTGACGAGACTCAAACACACCgaatacaaaatacaaagaaaaagaaacaagatggaTGAATGGAAGGATGGATGTGGACATTCACATTTGACTGTTTCCACCTCCAGACGCAGTG
The Anoplopoma fimbria isolate UVic2021 breed Golden Eagle Sablefish chromosome 16, Afim_UVic_2022, whole genome shotgun sequence genome window above contains:
- the rubcnl gene encoding protein associated with UVRAG as autophagy enhancer isoform X1, whose protein sequence is MMGSCEGMSSSLHRSRYYISWCVDSAESPTPATTGAVAQEESSHQNHEPAVSGSVPLLLLSPPETSGGETDTTFSHQRSEPTFTKRTHHGGVTHSHPSQSNTASSSAVHSTDKASYRHDGGEEGRKGIKEELEDKTFLLPRGSPVISRRHRPVSWHGNDSGTSATSSSDSRTPASGSPSLDQCGSKPSSCPHPSPLKKDKKDKKPLCVSASSHLNRLLSSWVHRPFSGQQGLAGEDRGRGLTGCDASHSSGLPTSTQHRKEARCSGIPEYSEDIFKTSCDLEKENAHFIVVDMMLEVLEGVKWTLRSNRLTSTMDTHQHSHCSMCTHRDTSSAEDVPTHVHVQRCKAIRQSQTCSASDPKHETDKTSHRNTHSSYVRTHLYTQDEEEEEAGIHEAEHSPKTLSILSSDSGFEDFVVNTMLTPRESLRNAECLAQQLVLEFRRSWLPSREPRRGRLSLRSSLQELPGTGVVAVSSDSLAEEIRHRTRMRGSLSWAPQRFQIIFTVQPTNKRSEVVALQHFLCAGCGTEVEPRYIKKLRYCEYLGRYFCDCCHSGSEAVIPGRLLSCWDFGRYPVSDFSKQLLDSVWHQPLFDLTCVGKTLYSKVKELDKFRELQDQLMGIKKLLKACRLSERVMAEFEQLPAHLMEQPHLFSMDDLLRVKKGQLVAQARAVLHSAIDHVENCELCLARGFICEFCRERNIIFPFQVDICRRCPVCKACFHKYCFVEKKCPKCARIQSRKKSREGSKK
- the rubcnl gene encoding protein associated with UVRAG as autophagy enhancer isoform X3 encodes the protein MMGSCEGMSSSLHRSRYYISWCVDSAESPTPATTGAESSHQNHEPAVSGSVPLLLLSPPETSGGETDTTFSHQRSEPTFTKRTHHGGVTHSHPSQSNTASSSAVHSTDKASYRHDGGEEGRKGIKEELEDKTFLLPRGSPVISRRHRPVSWHGNDSGTSATSSSDSRTPASGSPSLDQCGSKPSSCPHPSPLKKDKKDKKPLCVSASSHLNRLLSSWVHRPFSGQQGLAGEDRGRGLTGCDASHSSGLPTSTQHRKEARCSGIPEYSEDIFKTSCDLEKENAHFIVVDMMLEVLEGVKWTLRSNRLTSTMDTHQHSHCSMCTHRDTSSAEDVPTHVHVQRCKAIRQSQTCSASDPKHETDKTSHRNTHSSYVRTHLYTQDEEEEEAGIHEAEHSPKTLSILSSDSGFEDFVVNTMLTPRESLRNAECLAQQLVLEFRRSWLPSREPRRGRLSLRSSLQELPGTGVVAVSSDSLAEEIRHRTRMRGSLSWAPQRFQIIFTVQPTNKRSEVVALQHFLCAGCGTEVEPRYIKKLRYCEYLGRYFCDCCHSGSEAVIPGRLLSCWDFGRYPVSDFSKQLLDSVWHQPLFDLTCVGKTLYSKVKELDKFRELQDQLMGIKKLLKACRLSERVMAEFEQLPAHLMEQPHLFSMDDLLRVKKGQLVAQARAVLHSAIDHVENCELCLARGFICEFCRERNIIFPFQVDICRRCPVCKACFHKYCFVEKKCPKCARIQSRKKSREGSKK
- the rubcnl gene encoding protein associated with UVRAG as autophagy enhancer isoform X2, with product MGSCEGMSSSLHRSRYYISWCVDSAESPTPATTGAVAQEESSHQNHEPAVSGSVPLLLLSPPETSGGETDTTFSHQRSEPTFTKRTHHGGVTHSHPSQSNTASSSAVHSTDKASYRHDGGEEGRKGIKEELEDKTFLLPRGSPVISRRHRPVSWHGNDSGTSATSSSDSRTPASGSPSLDQCGSKPSSCPHPSPLKKDKKDKKPLCVSASSHLNRLLSSWVHRPFSGQQGLAGEDRGRGLTGCDASHSSGLPTSTQHRKEARCSGIPEYSEDIFKTSCDLEKENAHFIVVDMMLEVLEGVKWTLRSNRLTSTMDTHQHSHCSMCTHRDTSSAEDVPTHVHVQRCKAIRQSQTCSASDPKHETDKTSHRNTHSSYVRTHLYTQDEEEEEAGIHEAEHSPKTLSILSSDSGFEDFVVNTMLTPRESLRNAECLAQQLVLEFRRSWLPSREPRRGRLSLRSSLQELPGTGVVAVSSDSLAEEIRHRTRMRGSLSWAPQRFQIIFTVQPTNKRSEVVALQHFLCAGCGTEVEPRYIKKLRYCEYLGRYFCDCCHSGSEAVIPGRLLSCWDFGRYPVSDFSKQLLDSVWHQPLFDLTCVGKTLYSKVKELDKFRELQDQLMGIKKLLKACRLSERVMAEFEQLPAHLMEQPHLFSMDDLLRVKKGQLVAQARAVLHSAIDHVENCELCLARGFICEFCRERNIIFPFQVDICRRCPVCKACFHKYCFVEKKCPKCARIQSRKKSREGSKK